In Pseudobacter ginsenosidimutans, the following are encoded in one genomic region:
- a CDS encoding thioredoxin family protein, which yields MKYKFLFALLLACTAFVANAQDMANFKLYSPTENAEEGLKKAIAQAKAEKKHVFVQIGGNWCVWCARFNDYATTDTQIDSLVKANYVVYHLNYSKENKNEKILAKYGYPQRFGFPVFLVLDAAGNRLHTQDSGLLEAGKGYDKNKVMTFFTNWAPQALDGEQYKKW from the coding sequence ATGAAGTATAAATTTTTGTTCGCACTCCTGTTGGCCTGCACGGCATTTGTTGCCAACGCACAGGACATGGCCAATTTCAAATTGTACAGCCCAACTGAAAATGCGGAAGAAGGACTGAAAAAAGCCATCGCCCAGGCAAAGGCAGAAAAGAAGCATGTATTTGTTCAGATCGGTGGCAACTGGTGCGTATGGTGTGCGCGTTTCAATGATTATGCAACCACCGATACGCAGATCGATTCACTGGTAAAAGCCAATTATGTAGTGTATCATCTCAATTACAGCAAAGAGAACAAGAACGAAAAGATCCTCGCTAAATATGGATATCCGCAGCGTTTCGGCTTCCCCGTATTCCTGGTGCTTGATGCTGCCGGCAACCGCCTGCACACACAGGATTCCGGTCTGCTCGAAGCAGGAAAAGGATATGATAAGAATAAAGTAATGACCTTCTTCACTAACTGGGCGCCACAAGCGCTGGACGGTGAACAATACAAAAAGTGGTAG
- a CDS encoding MBL fold metallo-hydrolase RNA specificity domain-containing protein — translation MKIAFHGAARTVTGSKHLLTLKNGNKYLLDCGMFQGMGRETDTLNRTWGFEPKEVTALILSHAHIDHSGLIPKLIKDGFSGKVYCTPATKELSAILLEDSGGIQEDETKFINKRRIADGLPYLTPLYNTEDALTAMGAFRTVEYDNWFRIDDNVELLYTDAGHIIGSAAVHLRITENGKTTRLTFSGDVGRYRDVILRSPAPFDQADFILLESTYGNSLHDMHATTPDMLLQWIEKTCLQKKGKLIMPAFSVGRTQELLFALNQLELERRLPPLDYFVDSPLSIEATELLKKYPQYFNKTIQRLLQTDSDPFFFSGLKYIKSVDESKLLNYRNEPCVIISASGMADAGRVKHHISNNIENSRNTILMTGYCEPNSLGGRLMSGEKEVRIFGVLHEVHAEIGSIRSMSAHGDYEDLSQFLAGQDPRKVQKLFLVHGEYDVQKQFRQRLLKKGFLDIEIPERHYEIGLG, via the coding sequence ATGAAGATTGCTTTCCACGGAGCCGCCAGAACGGTAACTGGCTCCAAACATTTACTGACGCTCAAGAACGGAAATAAATATTTACTGGATTGCGGCATGTTCCAGGGAATGGGCCGCGAAACAGATACACTCAACAGGACCTGGGGCTTCGAGCCAAAAGAAGTGACGGCGCTGATCTTATCGCATGCGCATATCGATCACAGTGGTTTGATCCCCAAACTCATCAAAGACGGATTTTCCGGAAAAGTATATTGCACGCCCGCAACCAAAGAGCTTTCAGCCATCCTGCTGGAAGATTCCGGTGGCATCCAGGAAGATGAGACCAAATTCATCAACAAGCGGCGCATTGCAGATGGATTACCATACCTCACTCCATTATACAATACCGAAGATGCGCTTACCGCGATGGGTGCTTTCAGAACAGTGGAGTACGACAACTGGTTTCGTATAGACGATAACGTAGAACTCTTGTATACCGATGCCGGTCATATCATCGGCAGCGCTGCCGTTCATCTTCGCATTACTGAGAACGGCAAAACCACCCGCCTCACATTCAGTGGCGACGTGGGCCGCTACCGCGATGTGATCCTTCGTTCACCCGCGCCTTTCGATCAGGCTGATTTCATTTTGCTTGAATCAACTTACGGCAACAGCCTGCACGATATGCATGCCACTACTCCGGATATGCTGCTGCAATGGATCGAGAAAACCTGCCTTCAGAAAAAAGGAAAGCTTATCATGCCCGCTTTCAGTGTGGGCCGCACCCAGGAGCTGCTCTTCGCTCTCAATCAACTTGAACTGGAGCGCAGGCTTCCGCCTCTCGACTATTTTGTTGACAGTCCCCTCAGTATCGAGGCCACAGAGCTGTTAAAAAAATATCCGCAGTATTTCAATAAAACGATACAGCGTTTACTGCAAACCGATAGTGATCCATTCTTTTTCAGTGGTCTCAAATACATCAAATCCGTTGATGAATCCAAACTGCTCAACTATCGTAATGAACCATGTGTGATCATCTCTGCGAGCGGTATGGCTGATGCCGGTCGTGTGAAGCACCATATCAGTAACAATATCGAGAACAGCCGCAATACCATATTGATGACCGGCTATTGTGAGCCCAATTCACTCGGTGGCCGTCTGATGTCTGGTGAAAAGGAAGTGCGTATTTTCGGTGTGCTGCACGAAGTACATGCCGAGATCGGCAGTATCCGCAGCATGAGCGCTCACGGTGATTATGAAGATCTCAGCCAGTTCCTTGCCGGCCAGGATCCCCGCAAGGTGCAGAAACTGTTCCTTGTTCACGGAGAGTACGACGTTCAAAAACAATTCCGTCAGCGCCTTCTGAAGAAAGGCTTCCTGGACATCGAGATCCCCGAACGTCACTACGAAATCGGACTGGGATAA
- a CDS encoding LytR/AlgR family response regulator transcription factor, which produces MPLSCIIVEDLQVAADYLGRCCEKSGLVTVKAHYTNVAEALEYLNKNAIDLLFLDVEMPGATGFELLDQLAYHPKVILTTSKSEYAYNAFEYNVTDFLKKPFTYQRFLDAVHKLIHQSSQDTPAPSGNNDHIFIKSEGKLVRLKNDDILFMESMGDYVKFVTNDKKFVTHNTIKHLEEKINKQCFIKVHRSYIINITKIDDIRENDLFIKGHEIPISKAHRAEIIKRLNII; this is translated from the coding sequence ATGCCCCTAAGCTGTATTATTGTTGAAGATCTGCAGGTAGCTGCCGATTACCTGGGCCGCTGTTGTGAAAAGAGCGGTCTCGTAACGGTAAAAGCCCATTACACCAATGTGGCCGAAGCACTGGAATACCTGAACAAAAATGCCATCGACCTCCTTTTCCTGGACGTTGAAATGCCCGGCGCTACAGGGTTTGAGCTACTGGACCAACTGGCTTATCATCCCAAAGTGATACTCACCACCTCCAAATCGGAATACGCATACAACGCTTTCGAATACAACGTAACGGATTTCCTGAAAAAGCCTTTCACCTACCAGCGATTCCTGGACGCAGTACATAAGCTGATCCATCAATCCAGCCAGGATACCCCGGCTCCATCAGGAAACAATGATCATATCTTCATCAAAAGCGAAGGCAAACTGGTAAGGCTGAAGAATGATGATATTTTATTCATGGAGAGTATGGGCGACTATGTGAAGTTTGTGACCAACGATAAGAAATTCGTTACGCACAATACCATCAAACACCTGGAAGAGAAGATCAATAAGCAATGCTTTATCAAAGTGCATCGCTCCTATATCATCAATATCACCAAGATCGATGATATCCGGGAAAATGACCTTTTTATCAAAGGACATGAGATCCCCATCAGCAAGGCACACCGGGCGGAGATCATCAAAAGGCTCAATATTATCTGA
- a CDS encoding C1 family peptidase: MPIRMVDDPQDPQESNSDSGGGGRGGGGFPGGGGGLFNLLPLLLGLFKGKGLIVLLIIGGIGYFLFGRGGGGCNMGDLSQIAGGLATGGFLDPKQFERANIYEPLADDNTKNPLPDNASLTSFAPAVGNQGEQGSCVAWSSAYAARTVLESSRSGVKGEELKFSPAFLYNQIGLDGCQGSYILRAMEYMTKQGSVPYDKFPYSDQDCTRQPDQSLIREASQFKMRGFNRLSLGDRNDAIDMRAIKENLAQGAPVVIGMMVGQSFMQGMMGQDVWDPQAGDDRMVGFGGHAMCVVGYDDKKYGGAFHIMNSWGPQWGVNGFGWVRYNHFKYFVREAYGLEPMPKTGAAANQPFTCEVGLVQVRQEGNKMVAGGYAALRSTGGSNVFETVSPMSIGSRFKMEVRNSSECYIYVFGKETDGTSYTLFPYPKADDQTKTKYSPFCGITGFRLFPHDKSMTPDSIGTRDVMAVVVSKEPLDWYETNRKIGSNPSSDYGSRVNAALGGQLAQGLRFQPTSKGTISFTAPAGGKQVMAAIVEVTKR, translated from the coding sequence ATGCCTATTCGTATGGTTGATGATCCGCAGGATCCTCAGGAAAGTAACAGCGACAGTGGTGGTGGGGGCAGAGGTGGGGGAGGATTCCCCGGAGGAGGCGGAGGTTTATTTAACCTGCTTCCCTTATTACTCGGTTTATTCAAAGGCAAGGGCCTCATTGTATTGCTGATCATTGGCGGCATTGGTTATTTTCTCTTTGGCCGCGGCGGCGGTGGCTGCAATATGGGCGACCTCAGCCAGATCGCCGGAGGGCTTGCCACAGGTGGTTTCCTGGACCCTAAACAATTTGAGCGGGCCAATATTTATGAGCCGCTCGCAGACGACAACACAAAAAATCCGTTGCCTGATAATGCAAGCCTCACCTCCTTTGCGCCTGCAGTCGGCAACCAGGGAGAGCAGGGAAGCTGCGTGGCCTGGAGCAGCGCCTATGCCGCACGCACTGTGCTGGAATCCAGTCGCAGCGGCGTGAAAGGCGAAGAGCTGAAATTCAGTCCGGCCTTCCTGTACAACCAGATCGGTCTCGATGGCTGCCAGGGCTCCTACATCCTGCGCGCCATGGAATACATGACCAAACAGGGTTCTGTGCCTTACGATAAATTCCCTTACTCTGACCAGGACTGTACCCGGCAACCCGATCAAAGCCTGATCCGCGAAGCCTCTCAATTCAAGATGCGCGGCTTCAACCGACTATCACTTGGCGATCGCAATGATGCCATCGATATGCGTGCCATCAAGGAAAATCTTGCACAAGGTGCGCCGGTAGTGATCGGCATGATGGTAGGGCAAAGCTTCATGCAGGGCATGATGGGACAGGATGTTTGGGATCCGCAGGCCGGTGATGACCGTATGGTGGGATTCGGAGGACATGCCATGTGCGTGGTGGGTTATGATGATAAGAAATACGGCGGCGCCTTCCATATCATGAACAGCTGGGGACCTCAATGGGGCGTGAATGGATTTGGTTGGGTCCGTTACAATCATTTCAAATATTTCGTGCGAGAAGCATATGGACTGGAGCCCATGCCCAAAACCGGTGCTGCAGCCAATCAGCCCTTCACCTGTGAAGTAGGCCTGGTGCAGGTCAGGCAGGAAGGTAATAAGATGGTGGCCGGTGGTTATGCAGCCCTGCGCAGCACAGGCGGCAGCAATGTTTTTGAAACTGTATCACCCATGAGCATCGGCAGCCGCTTCAAAATGGAAGTGCGCAACAGCAGTGAATGTTATATCTATGTTTTTGGAAAGGAAACTGACGGTACCAGTTATACGCTTTTCCCTTACCCCAAAGCTGACGATCAAACCAAAACAAAATATTCTCCTTTCTGCGGCATCACCGGTTTCCGTTTATTTCCTCATGATAAAAGCATGACGCCGGACAGCATCGGTACCCGCGACGTGATGGCCGTGGTAGTGAGCAAGGAGCCGCTGGACTGGTATGAGACCAACAGAAAGATCGGCAGCAATCCTTCATCGGATTATGGTAGTCGCGTGAATGCCGCACTGGGCGGGCAACTGGCACAGGGACTGCGTTTCCAGCCGACCAGCAAGGGCACTATCAGTTTCACGGCGCCCGCCGGCGGCAAACAGGTGATGGCCGCCATCGTGGAAGTAACAAAACGATAA
- a CDS encoding Hpt domain-containing protein, protein MTQPGPSKNFTFSEKIDSDYLFSLYADDYSYIEEVYSITLSHFDDDLETIRQAWSTGNLSDLKRATHKIKPAMGFAGLTGIQQQCMEFEELCQKVQSILPLKETYHQLITTLANSKELIVSEYERLKAYNANTLCP, encoded by the coding sequence ATGACCCAGCCCGGACCGTCCAAAAATTTCACTTTCAGCGAAAAAATAGATTCGGACTACCTTTTCAGCCTCTATGCTGATGATTATTCTTATATCGAAGAAGTGTATTCCATCACCCTCAGCCATTTTGATGATGACCTTGAAACGATCCGCCAGGCCTGGTCAACCGGTAATCTTTCAGACCTCAAACGCGCCACACACAAGATAAAACCGGCAATGGGTTTTGCAGGCCTTACCGGCATTCAACAGCAATGCATGGAATTTGAAGAGCTTTGCCAGAAAGTTCAATCGATCCTCCCGTTGAAAGAAACTTATCATCAACTAATTACTACTTTAGCCAACAGTAAGGAGCTGATAGTTTCCGAATATGAAAGATTGAAAGCCTATAACGCAAACACCCTATGCCCCTAA